One part of the Leucobacter triazinivorans genome encodes these proteins:
- a CDS encoding DegT/DnrJ/EryC1/StrS family aminotransferase, with amino-acid sequence MAPEFIPAAKPIIGDEERAAVDRVLRSGMIAQGPEVKTFEQEFAEHFVQGRTTVAVNSGTSGQHLGLLAAGVGPGDEVIVPSFTFAATGNSVALTGAKPVFVDIEPDFFTLDPEAVRAAITPRTKGIMPVHLYGHPFLVDQIEAIAQEHGLAIYEDAAQAHGASWDGRPVGTLGAFAMFSLYPTKNMTSGEGGMVTCSTEEIARQLRLLRNQGMETQYANEVIGFNTRMTDIHAAIGRVQLAKVDGWTARRQRNAAALNAGLAEIDGVRTPKVHENAVHVYHQYTVRLDAGERDRIHTALKEEHSVGSGVYYPTPNHRLPSLAHFAPGLDLPETERAAREVLSLPVHPSLTEGDLERIVTAVAAVVRAGR; translated from the coding sequence ATGGCACCCGAGTTCATCCCTGCAGCGAAGCCCATCATCGGCGACGAGGAGCGCGCGGCCGTAGATCGCGTGCTGCGCTCCGGCATGATCGCTCAGGGCCCCGAGGTGAAGACCTTCGAGCAGGAGTTCGCCGAGCACTTCGTGCAGGGACGCACCACGGTCGCCGTCAACTCGGGGACCAGCGGTCAGCACCTCGGGCTCCTCGCCGCGGGCGTCGGCCCGGGCGATGAGGTCATCGTGCCGTCGTTCACCTTCGCTGCGACGGGCAACTCGGTCGCGCTCACCGGGGCGAAACCGGTGTTTGTCGACATCGAGCCCGACTTCTTCACGCTCGATCCCGAGGCGGTGCGCGCGGCGATCACGCCGCGCACCAAGGGGATCATGCCCGTGCACCTCTACGGGCACCCGTTCCTGGTCGACCAGATCGAGGCGATCGCGCAGGAGCACGGCCTCGCGATCTACGAGGACGCGGCGCAGGCGCACGGCGCGAGCTGGGACGGCCGTCCGGTCGGCACCCTCGGCGCGTTCGCCATGTTCAGCCTCTACCCGACCAAGAACATGACCTCGGGCGAGGGCGGCATGGTGACCTGCTCCACCGAGGAGATCGCCCGGCAGTTGCGCCTGCTGCGCAACCAGGGCATGGAGACGCAGTACGCGAACGAGGTTATCGGTTTCAACACCCGCATGACCGACATCCACGCGGCCATCGGCCGCGTGCAGCTGGCCAAGGTCGACGGCTGGACCGCGCGGCGCCAGCGGAACGCCGCTGCGTTGAACGCCGGGCTCGCCGAGATCGACGGTGTGCGGACGCCGAAGGTCCACGAGAACGCCGTCCACGTTTACCACCAGTACACCGTCCGCCTCGACGCGGGCGAGCGCGACCGTATCCACACCGCGCTGAAGGAGGAGCACAGCGTGGGCTCGGGGGTCTACTACCCGACCCCGAACCACCGCCTGCCGTCGCTCGCGCACTTCGCCCCGGGGCTCGACCTGCCCGAGACCGAGCGGGCCGCCCGCGAGGTGCTCTCGCTCCCGGTTCATCCGTCGCTCACCGAGGGCGACCTCGAACGCATCGTGACCGCCGTCGCCGCGGTCGTGCGCGCCGGACGGTGA
- a CDS encoding glycosyltransferase family 1 protein, translated as MARLMQRGVLKPEPTPVGGPDERVFIGPANSAGQGDQWARALELARTGTRATSMQIVSDDVFRFPADLTVHAGYAAFSKAWQRRQFVALSEYRAVLVESNRGVLGRFRGTDALEQADLLQRAGTQVGLIFHGSDIRDPGTRIRADRDSYFGADAEFTATMSGVTKRSRRLIEESGLPVFVSTVDLLTEVPHASWLPVVVSPEDWAGAPAPLSHGGVPRVVHVPSKSLIKGTDLIEPLLNELHASGIVDYRRVTGVPHAEMPELYRGADIVLDQFRAGPYGVAACEAMAAGRIVISHVPDLDRQRVAELTGHRLPIVQARHDDLRDVLTAVLTDPAEALARAAAGPEYVHRIHNGDRSGRVLADWLDRGER; from the coding sequence ATGGCACGACTCATGCAACGGGGTGTGCTGAAGCCGGAACCGACTCCGGTGGGCGGGCCCGATGAACGCGTATTCATCGGGCCAGCGAACAGCGCAGGGCAGGGCGATCAGTGGGCTCGAGCGCTCGAACTCGCACGCACCGGGACCCGTGCGACGAGCATGCAGATTGTCTCCGACGACGTGTTCCGGTTCCCGGCGGACCTGACGGTCCACGCGGGGTACGCGGCGTTCTCGAAGGCGTGGCAGCGGCGGCAGTTCGTGGCGCTCTCCGAGTACCGCGCGGTGCTGGTCGAATCGAACCGCGGGGTCCTCGGACGCTTCCGGGGAACCGACGCGCTCGAGCAGGCCGACCTGCTTCAGCGTGCGGGTACGCAGGTCGGGCTCATCTTCCACGGCAGCGATATCCGGGATCCTGGGACCCGGATCCGTGCCGACCGCGATTCCTACTTCGGCGCCGACGCAGAGTTCACCGCGACCATGTCCGGGGTCACGAAGCGCAGCCGGCGGCTCATCGAAGAATCCGGGCTCCCGGTCTTCGTCTCTACGGTGGATCTGCTGACCGAAGTGCCGCACGCAAGTTGGCTCCCGGTCGTCGTCAGCCCCGAGGACTGGGCCGGCGCGCCGGCTCCGCTCTCGCACGGCGGCGTGCCGCGGGTCGTGCACGTGCCGTCGAAGTCTCTGATCAAGGGCACCGACCTGATCGAACCGCTGCTGAACGAGCTGCACGCCTCCGGCATCGTCGACTACCGGCGGGTGACCGGCGTGCCGCACGCCGAGATGCCCGAACTCTACCGGGGCGCAGACATCGTGCTGGATCAGTTCCGCGCCGGTCCGTACGGAGTTGCGGCGTGCGAGGCGATGGCCGCAGGACGGATCGTGATCTCTCACGTTCCGGACCTCGACCGGCAACGGGTCGCGGAGCTCACCGGGCATCGCTTGCCGATCGTCCAGGCGCGGCACGACGACCTGCGCGACGTGCTGACCGCGGTACTGACCGACCCTGCTGAGGCACTCGCACGCGCGGCCGCAGGGCCAGAATACGTGCACCGCATCCACAACGGCGACCGCAGCGGTCGGGTGCTGGCCGATTGGCTCGACCGAGGAGAACGATGA